Below is a genomic region from Acinetobacter tibetensis.
TCACTGATCACATCACGAATCATATGCCCAGAGACCAATGCTTTATAAGGAAATGACTTTTTGCACACTGCACACGTTTGAGTTTGTCTATCTGTCATTTTTTTAATTGGTTTTCTATTTTGACTCCATCATAACAATTTTCTATGCAAATGAAGCGACTTCCATTACTGCAACAATACAAATTGTTAGATTTAACTTAAAACAGATAGAACAATAAATGGAACCAAATTAAACACCATAATTAGAATTTTATAGACTGCCATCGCAGCATAATGAATGGCATCAAAAGTCTGATCATTTAAATTAAACCAGCGACCATGTAAGCTTTTCATCCACGTTCTAGCGTAGATAAAAACCAAAAACCAAATCAGTAAAATGAGATAATTGAGGACTAAAGACCAACCCAACACTTGCCCTAATAATTGCATATCCATGTGTATCACCTCTATCTTCACGTTGAATAGTCACGTCATGAGCTAAAGTTTTAACCCGACACGAAAACCTCGCGCAGCATAATAAGATTCAGCCCCGTTATGATACGTAAACACCTGACCATAGCGGCGGTCACAAAATAATGCTCCGCCCAAAGCCCGAATAGCCTCAGGTGTACTCACCCAACTTGATGTTTTTTTGTCAAAATTTCCCAATTGTTGTAATTTATAATATTGCTGTTCTGTGAGTAGCTTAGTGCCCTTCATCCCAGCTAAACGCAGCGCACTGTCTTGTGGCGGATTCTGCTTTCGAGCAGCCAAGGCTTCAGCGTCATAACATAAACTACGACGACCTATGGGGCTTTCCTCCGCACAATCAACAAAATAATATTCATTGCTGTTTTGCTCAAATTGAATAAGATCTGGCTCGCCCCCTGTTTGCTCCATCCAGTGCAAACTTTGAATTTTTTTAGGTTGTGCTTGAAGTTTGGACAACACTTTACTCCATTTGAGATGAGGATGTCTTAAAACATGCTGCTCGAAACGTTGTTGTAAACGGGTAAAAAGTTGCTGATCATCCAATGGCTGATCTAAGTTGTGATGGCTCATCTCTGCTCTTCTTTTTATGACATTATTTTTCGAAACCTGCTCTTATCATGTTACTGAATGAGACAAAAAAACATCGTCTGAATTTGTAAATAATGTAAACAAGTAGAGTAATATGAATAAGCAGCCAAACTAAAAGAGAGGTTAAAATATTATTAAAATTATATTGTTATTCGATTTTATTCTAAAAAATTTTTAGGGTGTCAAGGGAAAACATCAGTGGTTTACTTCAACAACCATGACTTTGTAAATCATAACCTTGTGCCTATAAACTTTTGGTTTATAGCGTCCTAAGCCGAATCGAGACCTTTTGGGTAAGTACTACACTCACGTTGTACGCAACTGGTAGCAATCTACTCTTTCCGATCCCCATCACACCCTTGAGATATAGTGTAGGTAGATTCGATTGGGATTGTTTTCCTAAAATTTAGAATTTTTTAAAATTTTTAAGTATATTTCCCACAATATAAAAATTATAAGGAATTAATTTCCATTTATTAAAATTTAATGAA
It encodes:
- a CDS encoding DUF6868 family protein — encoded protein: MDMQLLGQVLGWSLVLNYLILLIWFLVFIYARTWMKSLHGRWFNLNDQTFDAIHYAAMAVYKILIMVFNLVPFIVLSVLS
- a CDS encoding DUF4256 domain-containing protein, coding for MSHHNLDQPLDDQQLFTRLQQRFEQHVLRHPHLKWSKVLSKLQAQPKKIQSLHWMEQTGGEPDLIQFEQNSNEYYFVDCAEESPIGRRSLCYDAEALAARKQNPPQDSALRLAGMKGTKLLTEQQYYKLQQLGNFDKKTSSWVSTPEAIRALGGALFCDRRYGQVFTYHNGAESYYAARGFRVGLKL